The Salegentibacter sp. Hel_I_6 region ACAGGCTGCGTAATGACTTATAGCAAGAACATTTTGTTGTGAATTGCTTTCAGAATTGTATTTTTAATCAGGATTCACAGGGGAAGATCTGAAAGCTCTTTACAGTCAAATGTTGTGAATTGCTTTCAGAATTGTATTTTTAATCAGGATTCACAGGACCTGGTAGTTTGTATCTGGAGCTGCACCGGTTGTGAATTGCTTTCAGAATTGTATTTTTAATCAGGATTCACAGGTATAAAACCAAACTTTGTTACCGTCTAATGGTTGTGAATTGCTTTCAGAATTGTATTTTTAATCAGGATTCACAGGTCATTGCATCGCGATTAACCGATACATAGCGTTGTGAATTGCTTTCAGAATTGTATTTTTAATCAGGATTCACAGGGGTACTTACCGATCGCTTATCAATGACCTTGTTGTGAATTGCTTTCAGAATTGTATTTTTAATCAGGATTCACAGGTTTTCAATAATGACTTTGTACCAGGCGGTAGTTGTGAATTGCTTTCAGAATTGTATTTTTAATCAGGATTCACAGGTTTGAACTTTGATATGTATCGAATGGTACGGTTGTGAATTGCTTTCAGAATTGTATTTTTAATCAGGATTCACAGGTAAAGTCCATACACCATCTTGTAAGCCAACGTTGTGAATTGCTTTCAGAATTGTATTTTTAATCAGGATTCACAGGATTAAGAAGAAGACGAAGGCGTAGCCTTTTGTTGTGAATTGCTTTCAGAATTGTATTTTTAATCAGGATTCACAGGGGAAGTCATTCAGCTGCTTATTAATATTCTGTTGTGAATTGCTTTCAGAATTGTATTTTTAATCAGGATTCACAGGACCATTACTCGGTCGCCCGCTATAAATGGAGTTGTGAATTGCTTTCAGAATTGTATTTTTAATCAGGATTCACAGGTATTTAAATGAATGGGACTGCCCAGAAGTTGTTGTGAATTGCTTTCAGAATTGTATTTTTAATCAGGATTCACAGGGGAAACGCCGATAGATCTATAGCGATGCCGTTGTGAATTGCTTTCAGAATTGTATTTTTAATCAGGATTCACAGGAAGCAATTCTTGCATTTTCAAGTCGAACTCGTTGTGAATTGCTTTCAGAATTGTATTTTTAATCAGGATTCACAGGTGCAACGCTCTGGATAATAACGATAACTCCGTTGTGAATTGCTTTCAGAATTGTATTTTTAATCAGGATTCACAGGCAGAGCTGGCATTTTGAACGCCTTTAATAGGTTGTGAATTGCTTTCAGAATTGTATTTTTAATCAGGATTCACAGGAGACCTTCTTAGATCATCGTGCAGCGGTAGTTGTGAATTGCTTTCAGAATTGTATTTTTAATCAGGATTCACAGGCTAAGTGCTGAAATTTTACTTTCAAAGTCCGTTGTGAATTGCTTTCAGAATTGTATTTTTAATCAGGATTCACAGGCTAACACAGTAGACAATGCACAAGCAAATCGTTGTGAATTGCTTTCAGAATTGTATTTTTAATCAGGATTCACAGGAAAAGTAGAGAAAACAGATTTTAAACGTGTGTTGTGAATTGCTTTCAGAATTGTATTTTTAATCAGGATTCACAGGTTGTTTAGTGGTATTAAACAAATGTATACAGTTGTGAATTGCTTTCAGAATTGTATTTTTAATCAGGATTCACAGGAATACACCGCGAGTAATACCCGTTTTCTGAGTTGTGAATTGCTTTCAGAATTGTATTTTTAATCAGGATTCACAGGAGAATACGAGTTACCAAAGCAGTTGGCACAGTTGTGAATTGCTTTCAGAATTGTATTTTTAATCAGGATTCACAGGTTTGGGTAAAGACGGTGTCGCCTGTCATTTGTTGTGAATTGCTTTCAGAATTGTATTTTTAATCAGGATTCACAGGTTTCGTGAGGCTGTCCCCCACCAGCGGTATGTTGTGAATTGCTTTCAGAATTGTATTTTTAATCAGGATTCACAGGTCTATAATCATATTTGATTCCACCTGGTTAGTTGTGAATTGCTTTCAGAATTGTATTTTTAATCAGGATTCACAGGAAGGAATAGAGAATTTCACCAATGAACTTTGTTGTGAATTGCTTTCAGAATTGTATTTTTAATCAGGATTCACAGGAAAACCCGTTTGAATAGCTCAAACGGGTTGTTGTGAATTGCTTTCAGAATTGTATTTTTAATCAGGATTCACAGGAAAAGCTTATAAAACGTCAAAGAGCTATGCGTTGTGAATTGCTTTCAGAATTGTATTTTTAATCAGGATTCACAGGATACCCGCTATAAAATGCTGGTATCCTGTTTTTTAAGGTGTCTCTTAGAATTAAAAAACAAGAAGCTTTTGAGATGTCTTGACTACATTCAATGGGAGATTTGTAATCCTAGAAAAGTTCAAGTTGTTGGGTAGGAGCCTCTGGGGCGGTTTCCTTTCTTCCGTGAAAAAGTTCAATCATCCCAAACTGCTTATCGGTTATTTGCATAATACATACTTTCCCTTTTTTTGGAAGGTTTTTCTTGGTCCGTTTGGTGTGTACATCTGCATTTTCTCTGCTGGCGCAAAACCTGGTATAAATTGAAAACTGGAACATTCCAAAACCGTCATCAAGAAGGTCTTTTCTAAAACGGTTCGCTGCTTTTCGTTCTACCCTGGTTTCCGTTGGAAGATCAAAAAATACTAATACCCACATACTTCGATACTGGTTTAAACGTGAAAATTTTTCATCCATATAGTTACTATTGAATTTTCAATTTTATCCAAACCGCATATCATTATTGGTAAACTGGATAAAGAATCCTTCGGCTTAGATTAGCAAAACACTCGTAAAGTGAATTAGTCGTCCTACTAAGTGCTACCATTAGCGGACTCCATTTTCCATCAATAAAAACATCTAAAGCAGGAATTTTTAGAAGTTGGGATTTCAAGTCTGTAGTCAATTCGTCAATATTCTTTTCCGTAACCACCATTTCATAAACCAGGTCATCTACATAAATGCGATAAGGTTCCATAATATCATCGGCCAGGGCAAAGGCATTGTATTTATTATGATGAAAGATTCCCACACCTGGCAATAATCCGGAACTAATTAGCGCTCTTGCAGTAATTGCTCGTAGAATCGCATACCCATAGTTAAGTAAATTGTTAGGAGGGTCTCCGTGCCGATATCTGGTAAATCCTTCTATATCAAAAAGATTTTGCCAATAATGAGCAGCTGCAACGGCTTCATGATTTTCGGTATCGCCGCTTTTTACTTCTCCAGCCCAACGCACCAGTTTTTTATGGTTTTTATTTCTTTTAAAAAGGTGTTGCCCCTGGTTATTAATTTTAGCACTAATGGTTTGCTGCCATAGATTTTTCTTTAAAGGTAAACTAGCACTGAGTTGCGCCGAAAAGCGTTCTGTTTGTTCCGTATGCCCCACGAGGGGTTGCAAAATAGAGCAGGGTAAGTGCTGTTTATCGCAATTTACTACCGCAGCCTTGTTCTGAATAAGTTTGGTTATTAGTCCGTTGGTTAGAGTAATCTGCGGGTTTTCTAAAATCACCATCCCAATATCTTCAATAGGTACTGTTTTATCTTCTTTTCCTTCTTCAGGGAAAGAAACCACTAACTGTTCATTTTTTGTGCTTAAGTAAGCTGGATTGGCGAAAAAGAGGCTGCGTTTGATCATTTGACGATCTTTTTAATATTCCCCAAACGATCAATTTCGAGTTTCCAGCAGATATTTTTAATCATATTATCTTCAATATCTTTTTCCATCTTGTTTAATGCGGAATACTCCACTTTATTTTGAATTACAGTAGAAACTTGATGTTTAATAAAAAAACATTGAATTCCAGTACTGCTTACCATTTTATAGATTTTCTCTTTTTTTAGATTCTCAGGGATGACGTCTGAATCTATATCCTCTCTATCAGGAATATAAACCAGATCATTCGGCGATAGGAAGAATAAAAATTTGCCTTTTGTATGATCTATAGGTATTGGTTCTTTGTCCTTCATCGGGATGTGAGCCATTTGTTTTTGATGCTCTAAAACCTCGTTTAAAGGGATGGTTTCAAAGTTTCGCTTTTTCTTCTTATCGTCCCAATAAACCGCAAAGAAAAGATTTGTTCCTTTTGCAGCTTCTACATACTTATCTGTTTTATTACCTCGTTCCCCTACACTAAATTTATTACCTACTTCATATTGTCTTACCTTATAAATGGGCTGGTGATTTTTACCGCTGTTTAATTCTTTTATATTTTGATTCAAATCAGTAATTCCTTTAGGACTGAATGCTTCTGCGAAATCTTCCTTCCCATTTTGATCTAGATAGTTTTTGACATGGTTCCTTAGAATTTTTTGTATGCTCTTATCAGTAATTTTATCTATATGTTTGTGGTTTTTTATATCTGAAATATTCGTCCGTGTGGCAGTAGCCACTTTTCCTTTGGGAGTGGGGATATCAATTAATCCGGAAACAGTTTCTTTGTGAAGTGGTTTTCTAATAGCAAAATTATTTCCCTTTTGAAATTTTAAAGCTTTTTTCCACTGTCCATTTTTCTTTTCCCAATGCCAGGTTTTGTTGTTGGTTCGATTTATTACCCGGATATTCTTTTTAAAGCTTATGACAATTTCTTCCAGAGCATTTTTGGCATCTATTGTAAAGCCTTCCCAGGGCTGTTTGTAAGATTTTGCAACGGTCCGTTTTTTACCACCTAATTCTATATCTTTAGTTTTGCGTAATTTTTTCACTAAACTGTGGTTTTTACGTTCGGTGTTAATTGAGGTGATATAATTAATATGATCTTTCGTTGTGCAGGCAATTACTAAAGCATCTAAGGCGTGGTGACGGTGATCTATGCGTTTTTTGCTGAAGCCTGTTTCAATATCCTTAGGAACTTGTGTTCTAAAAGCATTAATTTTATTATCCCAATAGCCGTAGTCGTTAGATTTTGTAATTTCGTTCATACGTTTAAAGCGCGGAGCGATAATTTCATTCCATTTATCGTTTAGCCCCCAATCTTGTTTAAGTTGACTGGTTATAGCTCCATTTACCGGTACTAGGTTCTTTACTGTAGCTTCTCTTTCGTTGGGTTCTCTTAGAATATTGCTTAATAAACCTTTTATAAATTTGCTTATATATCGGCTATCATTTAGTTGCCGATTAATAAAACCTTCTGGAATATCCTCGCTCAACAGGTACTTTAACTTTGTTCGATTTTTGCTATAATAGCTTTTACAATGGGCTTCATATTCTTCTACTGTGAAAATTGTACATTCTTTGCCGTTTATTCCTAATTCCGGCACAACACATCCTCGGCTGTTATTTATAAACTCATATGCGGTCTGATTATCTTTATAAGGATAGGGGTTAATAGCACTTTCACAAATAACTTTATTATTAAAAGAATCATCAAAGAAACGTGATTGCGGAATTATATGTTCAATTTGATAATCTGTAGTGAATAGTTTACTCATTGGAATTATATTTCCCGTATATGGTGAACGATACCCCTGTTCTAACCATAATTTATAGCGTAAAATATCTTTCTTGGTTGGCGAGTTCTTTTTCCTTATCGCTTCAATTTCATCTTCACTTACCTGATCGTATTTGGCGTTAAAATAAACACCTTCTTCATATAATTTTAGAATTTCTTGTTGGTTGGGGGAATAAGGTTTTACTTCTTCAACACCTTCATCTTGTAGTTCTTCTAGAACCGCTTTTATACGCAGGTTTGTATTCTCCCGTTCGTTATTTTGATTGCTTAATCGTTGCCTTTTTTCAGCTGAATTTTTCATTTCTCGACCTAATTCGACATGGATTTCAGAGAAAAAATCAGCTTTACTATTACCGTAATATTTCCAAATATCCCTAACAACCCTTAAAGTTTCAGTAACAACTTGCTCAACAATTGGATTTTTAAGTTGATGTTGCTTAAAGGTTTCGTTTAAATAAAATTCGATGTCTGATGGTGATTGCCAATTGATTATTTCAGAAACTTCTGAATGCCGCTCGTAAACAGCATAACAGGCTTGATAAGTATTTAAACCTTCAAAAGGATTTTTTTTATTTTCAGACTTGAGAAAGCTTTTTAGTACTTGTTTTTTATAGGCATCATCTGCAACTGTCTCAATTTCATCTTTATTAAAATTAATAGCTCTCAATCGCTCCTGAATATCCTCTATCCGATTTTTAATTTCAGGTTTTAGAGATTCCTCATTCCAATATTTTCCCATCCGCATTAGCGGTAAAAGTTTTTTAATAGCTTTTTCTGAATAAGCTCCGTAATCATTTGAATAAGGAGCTATTTTCTTGAAATTTTCGACAAATTTCGATTCTGAAATTCGCTTTTTTCTAGCAAAAGTGCCTAAAGCTTTTTCGAAATCTTTTTTGTCTTTTACCGAGTAAACAATATGCCATAAATCATTTTCAGTTTTTTTATCAAAGAAGTTTTCTTGTATGCCTTTAAGTTTTTTTAATCTTGTCAAAAATTCGGCTCGCGTCGTATTGCAGGGATATTTTTTGTCCTCCACATAATTCCATCGGTAGGAGGGGGCATCTTTCTTTTGTTTAGGGATTAACTTTAAATCTGAAAAATATTTCAGTAATTGGTTTTGGTCTATTTCTTTTCTATTGTTCAAAAAATCAAATAACTCAACTATAGATTTGGTATCGGGTAATAAGTGGTTTGTGATGTCTTCGTCAATCTTTGCCTTTTGCTTATCTAAAGCAATTTTCTTATAAATTCTGAGGTTTTGAATAAACTGCCATAATCGAAATTCTTGATAAAATGGATTAGATTTAGGAATTCCCTTTAATGGTTGTTCTTGAATTTCTCCGTCTTTTTGGAAATACCTTTTCTCATAGGCGCAATTTGAAATGGTAGATTTTTTGGTTTTTAAGGGGCGTTGATAGAAAATAATATCCTCTACGAATAAATAGGTGAAATCCTTTTCCTTAATATTTGATTGATGTGCTTCATTTCGCGGATATAACTCGTTCAGGCATTTCTTATATAAATCTTTATTTTCTAATTCAGGATGAAATTCCTTTTGAACTTCTAAGATTTTTATAAGTTCATTTTTATAGTATTTTCGGTCAATGGTTTTTACCAAATTACCTCGTATTTTCTGACTGGGTTTTTTGAGCAGAGTCTCATAAATGAATTCACCTACGGTTTTGTTAGTTTCATCTATGTTTTGTTCTGTTTTCTTTTTGATGGCAATCCAGTCTTGTTCAGAATCTACTTTTTTAAATGTACGCTTAAGACTACCATCTTTATTAGTTTTAGTAGTAACAATAAATTCCCGCTCCTGCTTCTCCCAGTCTTCTATTTTGGTAATTTCGCGATCATACTCCCACCCGTTTTTAAAAATAACTTTGTAAAGTGGCTTTCCTTTTACAGCTTCACCAGTATTAATTAATTCTTTCACCGTTAAAGAAACATATTCCTGGTTTTTTTCAATTTCTTCTTCCTCTCCACGCAACTGATAATAGCCACGTTTTTGATTAAAATTTAAAATTAACCAAGCAAGCTCTTCTTTTGATATTTTATCTTTTAATGCTTTTTTGCGCAAATAATATAGAGTCCAATCATAAGGAATTTTCAGGTCAGGATGTTTTATTTTAAAATCCTTTGCCATCTCATCAAAAGAATTCTGAAATATAAAATGATGTTTTGAACCGCCATTTAATATATAATTAAGCTTCACTTCTTTTCCAGGAAGGAACTGACCTAATTTGTTATGAAAATCAATGGATGCTGCATAGTGATCTGGAAGGAAGCCTAAAATATTTAAAACACGATGTAATCGTTGCCGACGTAATAAATATCGTTCATTTAGTCTTCGCATTCCACGATAACTAGTTCTCTCCGCTGTTTGTGAAATAGAGTTACCACTATCAAATTTACCAAGAATATCCTGACTCATAGGAATTATTCGAGTCCCCATGCCCAGAATTTGCCCTTCTTTTTTATTAAAATCCTGCTCTATAAGTGACCATCCAATCGAATTTGTTCCCAAATCCAGTCCTAATATTCGTTTCATATACTATGATTTTCGGTAAGTTAAGTAATACAAGTTTTATCCCTTTACGGAAATCCACATTGTACAATTCAAATATTTGTTTTATACTTGTTCTACAATTTTGAAGCAATTCACAATAAGGATTATTCCGTTGTGAAAACATTTAAAGCGGCCTTAACGGGTCGCTTTCACTTTTTGGAACGGTAGGGTAAGTCATTTATATTAACATAATTACTAAAAATAATTATGATTTCCTACAAAAAATAAGGGAAAACCCGTAGTTAAATAAAATTTTTGAATTCTTTTGAAATTTTCTCCACGACGTATGCAGGAATATTAAGCTCTTCTGATATTTGCTGCCATTCAGAAATCTGCTCCTGGACTTTCTCTATAATACCTTTCGGATTTTTAATCGAAAATTCTTCTGCCAACCCAAGTAGATCCTTTAGCTGGATATTATCACGTTTATTATTAATAGACAACGCACGGCTGATTTTATGATAATTGAAATCTACGTTTAAGGGGTAAGTGAGATCATAAGCTGGAGCCAGGTTCCATTTGTCAGAATTTTTATCATAAATAAAAGAATGATTTTTTAAGTGATCATCAATATTAGCAAAGACCAAATTGAAAACCAATCGCTTATAAAGTTCCTGAATCTCATTGTATGGTACTTTTAAGTCCAGTGCTAATTTGAAAAGATTTTCATAAGATGAGTTGTCTGGTTTTTGAAAGTCCCATCCGGTCAAACCGCTTGCGGTTAAAACGTGTTGTTTTGTTCCATTTTGCCTATCATATCTCAGCGTGGTGAAATGTTTATCGTTGATAAGTTTAGAAGGCATCATTGTTATTCCTGCAGCGCTAGCCATCTTGTAGTAAGCATATTCTATAACTTCTTTATTATAATTACCTTCGTTTAAAGAAAGCTTTACCAGGTAATGCTTGTAATCTTTAGAGGAAACAATATCCCCCGGACTTATCTCTCCTGTTTCAATGTTTTCTGAAATTAAAAGTTTCGGTCTGGCTCCACCGGCAGAGGTGCCCATTTTAAAAATATTGAGCAACGCGAGATTATCAAACTTCCTTTCTGAAGTTTGCTCTTTTTGATCAATTACCTGTTTGAGTACATTAACTATTTCTTCAAGGTCAATTGCTGAAGTTTTGGGAATATCTTGGGCAGGTTCATATTCCAGAGCACCCATTCCACGATTGGCTACATAGGTTAACTGCTCCAGTGGGGTGAGTTTTGCCTTATCTTTGTTATTAGCTTCAAACCATTCCTTGAAAATAATATTTCCAAACATATCTGGAAGGGAATCTGCTATGGCCGGAGGTAATCCTTTAAAAGTATTTCCTTCATATTCGGAGAATACCTGAACAGGTTTTATTCGTTTAATGATATACGGGAAAATGTTTTGTAATTGATTTGTTTCTAAAAACTCTGGATTATACTGAAAGAAACTTTTCCGCTGATCCAAATCGTAACCTAACTTTCCAATCTCCCTATC contains the following coding sequences:
- the cas2 gene encoding CRISPR-associated endonuclease Cas2, which gives rise to MDEKFSRLNQYRSMWVLVFFDLPTETRVERKAANRFRKDLLDDGFGMFQFSIYTRFCASRENADVHTKRTKKNLPKKGKVCIMQITDKQFGMIELFHGRKETAPEAPTQQLELF
- the cas1 gene encoding type II CRISPR-associated endonuclease Cas1, which codes for MIKRSLFFANPAYLSTKNEQLVVSFPEEGKEDKTVPIEDIGMVILENPQITLTNGLITKLIQNKAAVVNCDKQHLPCSILQPLVGHTEQTERFSAQLSASLPLKKNLWQQTISAKINNQGQHLFKRNKNHKKLVRWAGEVKSGDTENHEAVAAAHYWQNLFDIEGFTRYRHGDPPNNLLNYGYAILRAITARALISSGLLPGVGIFHHNKYNAFALADDIMEPYRIYVDDLVYEMVVTEKNIDELTTDLKSQLLKIPALDVFIDGKWSPLMVALSRTTNSLYECFANLSRRILYPVYQ
- the cas9 gene encoding type II CRISPR RNA-guided endonuclease Cas9 (Cas9, originally named Csn1, is the large, multifunctional signature protein of type II CRISPR/Cas systems. It is well known even to general audiences because its RNA-guided endonuclease activity has made it a popular tool for custom editing of eukaryotic genomes.); the protein is MKRILGLDLGTNSIGWSLIEQDFNKKEGQILGMGTRIIPMSQDILGKFDSGNSISQTAERTSYRGMRRLNERYLLRRQRLHRVLNILGFLPDHYAASIDFHNKLGQFLPGKEVKLNYILNGGSKHHFIFQNSFDEMAKDFKIKHPDLKIPYDWTLYYLRKKALKDKISKEELAWLILNFNQKRGYYQLRGEEEEIEKNQEYVSLTVKELINTGEAVKGKPLYKVIFKNGWEYDREITKIEDWEKQEREFIVTTKTNKDGSLKRTFKKVDSEQDWIAIKKKTEQNIDETNKTVGEFIYETLLKKPSQKIRGNLVKTIDRKYYKNELIKILEVQKEFHPELENKDLYKKCLNELYPRNEAHQSNIKEKDFTYLFVEDIIFYQRPLKTKKSTISNCAYEKRYFQKDGEIQEQPLKGIPKSNPFYQEFRLWQFIQNLRIYKKIALDKQKAKIDEDITNHLLPDTKSIVELFDFLNNRKEIDQNQLLKYFSDLKLIPKQKKDAPSYRWNYVEDKKYPCNTTRAEFLTRLKKLKGIQENFFDKKTENDLWHIVYSVKDKKDFEKALGTFARKKRISESKFVENFKKIAPYSNDYGAYSEKAIKKLLPLMRMGKYWNEESLKPEIKNRIEDIQERLRAINFNKDEIETVADDAYKKQVLKSFLKSENKKNPFEGLNTYQACYAVYERHSEVSEIINWQSPSDIEFYLNETFKQHQLKNPIVEQVVTETLRVVRDIWKYYGNSKADFFSEIHVELGREMKNSAEKRQRLSNQNNERENTNLRIKAVLEELQDEGVEEVKPYSPNQQEILKLYEEGVYFNAKYDQVSEDEIEAIRKKNSPTKKDILRYKLWLEQGYRSPYTGNIIPMSKLFTTDYQIEHIIPQSRFFDDSFNNKVICESAINPYPYKDNQTAYEFINNSRGCVVPELGINGKECTIFTVEEYEAHCKSYYSKNRTKLKYLLSEDIPEGFINRQLNDSRYISKFIKGLLSNILREPNEREATVKNLVPVNGAITSQLKQDWGLNDKWNEIIAPRFKRMNEITKSNDYGYWDNKINAFRTQVPKDIETGFSKKRIDHRHHALDALVIACTTKDHINYITSINTERKNHSLVKKLRKTKDIELGGKKRTVAKSYKQPWEGFTIDAKNALEEIVISFKKNIRVINRTNNKTWHWEKKNGQWKKALKFQKGNNFAIRKPLHKETVSGLIDIPTPKGKVATATRTNISDIKNHKHIDKITDKSIQKILRNHVKNYLDQNGKEDFAEAFSPKGITDLNQNIKELNSGKNHQPIYKVRQYEVGNKFSVGERGNKTDKYVEAAKGTNLFFAVYWDDKKKKRNFETIPLNEVLEHQKQMAHIPMKDKEPIPIDHTKGKFLFFLSPNDLVYIPDREDIDSDVIPENLKKEKIYKMVSSTGIQCFFIKHQVSTVIQNKVEYSALNKMEKDIEDNMIKNICWKLEIDRLGNIKKIVK
- a CDS encoding type II toxin-antitoxin system HipA family toxin translates to MAKNTILNVKLFDREIGKLGYDLDQRKSFFQYNPEFLETNQLQNIFPYIIKRIKPVQVFSEYEGNTFKGLPPAIADSLPDMFGNIIFKEWFEANNKDKAKLTPLEQLTYVANRGMGALEYEPAQDIPKTSAIDLEEIVNVLKQVIDQKEQTSERKFDNLALLNIFKMGTSAGGARPKLLISENIETGEISPGDIVSSKDYKHYLVKLSLNEGNYNKEVIEYAYYKMASAAGITMMPSKLINDKHFTTLRYDRQNGTKQHVLTASGLTGWDFQKPDNSSYENLFKLALDLKVPYNEIQELYKRLVFNLVFANIDDHLKNHSFIYDKNSDKWNLAPAYDLTYPLNVDFNYHKISRALSINNKRDNIQLKDLLGLAEEFSIKNPKGIIEKVQEQISEWQQISEELNIPAYVVEKISKEFKNFI